In Caldilineales bacterium, the sequence CCCGCTCCCATCGTCTCTCATGATCCAATTCACCGATCTCACGAAACGCTTTGGCGCTTTCACTGCCGTCGATGCCCTCAGCTTCAGCGTGCCCGAACGCACGGCCGTCGCGCTGTGGGGGCCGAATGGCGCCGGCAAAACCACGATCATCAAGTGCCTGTTGGGGCTGCTTTCGTATTCTGGTCGCATCGAAGTGGCCGGTTTGGATGCCCATCGCCAGGGCCGCTTGGTGCGCCGTTCGTTGGGCTATGTGCCCCAGGAACTGGCCTTCTACCCCGACTTGAGCACCCTTGACACCGCCTTGTTCTACTCCCGACTCAAACGCGTCCCGGCGGCGCGGGCCGCTGAGGTGTTGGCGCAGGTAGGCCTGGCCGAGCACACCGCCAAACCGGTGCGGGCGCTTTCGGGCGGGATGAAGCAGCGGCTGGCCCTGGGCCTGGCCCTGCTGGCTGACCCGCCCCTGCTGGTACTGGACGAGCCGACCTCCAGTCTGGACACCTCGGCCCGGCATCAGTTCCTCAACCTGCTGCTCGATGTCAAGGCCGCTGGCAAGACCATCCTCTTCACCTCGCACCGGCTGGAGGAGGTCGAGTCGTTGGGCGATGAGGTGCTGGTGCTGGAGGCGGGCCGACTGCGGCTCACCTGCCGGGCGGCCGAGCTTTCGCGTTGCCTGGGGCTGCGCACACAGGTGCGCTTGTTCGTGCCGCCCGAAGCAATGGACGCCGCCCTTGTGGCGTTGCAGGCGGATGGCCTCAGCGCCCACAAAAACGGCGCCGGCCTTCTGGTCGATGTCCTGCCCGACGAAAAAGCCCGCCCCATCCATGTCCTCAGCCAGGCCGCCATTCGCGTCGATGACTTCGAGCTGGAATAGAAGCATTGCGGATTGCGGATTGTGAAACCCACCCCCCGCCCATGAACCTCGACCTCACTTCCATCTGGACGCTGGCGCAAAAGGAACTGCGCGACGCCCTCCGCAACCGCTGGTTTCTGCTCTACACCATTGCTTTCGTCGTCCTCTCGCTGGCCTTCGCCTACCTCTCGCTGGCGGGCGCCGGCATCGCCGGCCTGGCCGGGTTTGGCCGCACCGCCGCCAGCCTGATCAACCTCGTCCTGCTGATCGTGCCCTTGATGGCGCTAACGGTGGGCGCGCAGAGCCTGGCCGGCGAACAGGAGCGCGGCACGCTCAGTTATTTGCTCGCCCAGCCGGTTGGCCGGGTCGAGGTCTTCCTGGGCAAGTACCTGGGGCTTTCGCTCGGCCTGTTGGCCTCGCTGGCGCTGGGGTTCGGCATCTCTGGCCTGGTGATGGCGTTTAGTGGCAACGGCGCCAACGACCCTGGCGTCTATGCCCGGCTGGTGGTGCTGGCCTTTCTGCTCAGCCTGACCATGCTCAGTGTAGGGCTGCTGATTTCAGCCTTCACCCGCCGCGCCAGCGTGGCCATCGGCATCGGGCTGTTTCTCTGGCTCGTCTTCGTCTTCCTGGGTGACCTGGGCATGATGGGCACCGCCATCGTCTTGCGTCTGCCCGTCGAGTCGTTGTTTTGGCTCTCGCTCAGCAACCCCCTGCAGGTCTTCAAGATGGCCGCCATCCTCGACATCCACACCACACTCGATGTGCTGGGCCCGGCCGGCATCTATGCCAGCCAGGAATTCGGCGACAGCCTCCTGGCCATCTTCCTCGTTGCCCTTGTCGCCTGGGCCGTGGCGCCGGCCCTGGGCGCTTTTGCCCGTTTTGCCACCAAATCCGATTGGTAGGGGCGATGTTGCGTGTTGCGTGGCGGCGAAAAATACGCACCACGCAACACGCAACACGAAATACGCACCACGCAATAACCCATGAAACACGCCCTCTTCGTCCTCCTCATCGCTCTCCTGCTAGCAGGCTGCGCCCGCGGCCAACGCCAGCCGCAGCCGCCCGACATCCACTACGGCGAGGATATCTGCGTCGAATGCAATATGATCATCAGCGACGCCCGTTTTGCCGCCGGCTACGCCCACGAAATCAGCCCTGGCCGCTACGAGAGCCTGCCCTTCGACGACATCGGCGACATGCTCGTCCATAGCCTCAAGCATCCCGAGCACAAGATCGCCTTTTGGTATGTGAACGACTACACCACCAAAACCTGGCTGGACGCTTCCCAGGCTTTCTTCGTCGTCAGCCCGGATCTGCAAACGCCGATGGGCTTCGGCATCGCCGCCCACGCCACCGCTGAGGCGGCCGCAGCCCAGGCCGCCGAATTGAACGGCGAGGTATTGACCTGGGAAGAATTGCGGGCCAAATTCAAACCGGAGATGTGAGCCGTGCACATCCTGGCCGTCTATTCGGGGGAGTATGGCCTGCGGCACATTGCCAACATCCGGGCGCATGCCCCGGCCGGTTGGGAGATCACTGTCTGGCAGGCGCCGCTGCTGCTGCCGCCGGTGATCGACTACCCCGAAGACTATCTGCCCGCCTCGCTGCCGCCCTGTGACCTGCTGCTTTCCTTTGCCGAGCACCGGGGTGTGGCCGAACTTCTGCCTGACATCGCCCGCCTGACCGGGGCGCGGGCCGTCATCGCCGCCATCGACAACGAATCCTGGCTCCCGCGCGGGCTGGCGCGGCAACTGCGCGGCTGGCTGGCGGCAATGGATGTGGCCTGCGCCACACCCAAGCCGCTCTGTTCCCTGACCCCCAGCCATTTCGGCCTGGCCCGTCGCGAACGCGTGGCCTACACCGACCCGTTCATCGCCGAATTCGCCCGCTACTTCGGCCAGCCAGAGCTGAAACTCGCGGTCGATCCCGCCTCGCGCACCATCATCGCCGCCGAAGTCGAGCGCGATGCTGTGTGTGGCTGCGCCCGGTTTGTGGCCGAGCGGCTGGTGGGAGTGGGGGCGGACGAGGCCGAACAGGAGGCCGGGATGCTGCACCATCACTTCCCTTGTCTGGCCAGTATGGGCATCGACCCCGACTTCGGCGACACCCTCATGCACGTCTCTGGCAACCTGCTGCGCGACCACGTCGCCGCCCAAGTGAAGCCCTATAAGCAGGTGGCCTACATTGCGCCCGGCCTGCGCAGCGATTCTCCCTGATGCATCCGATCCACCATCTCTGGGTTTCGACGGCGGCGGCGTGGGCGGTCTCGAAACGGCGCCGCTCCT encodes:
- a CDS encoding ABC transporter ATP-binding protein, producing MIQFTDLTKRFGAFTAVDALSFSVPERTAVALWGPNGAGKTTIIKCLLGLLSYSGRIEVAGLDAHRQGRLVRRSLGYVPQELAFYPDLSTLDTALFYSRLKRVPAARAAEVLAQVGLAEHTAKPVRALSGGMKQRLALGLALLADPPLLVLDEPTSSLDTSARHQFLNLLLDVKAAGKTILFTSHRLEEVESLGDEVLVLEAGRLRLTCRAAELSRCLGLRTQVRLFVPPEAMDAALVALQADGLSAHKNGAGLLVDVLPDEKARPIHVLSQAAIRVDDFELE
- a CDS encoding ABC transporter permease yields the protein MNLDLTSIWTLAQKELRDALRNRWFLLYTIAFVVLSLAFAYLSLAGAGIAGLAGFGRTAASLINLVLLIVPLMALTVGAQSLAGEQERGTLSYLLAQPVGRVEVFLGKYLGLSLGLLASLALGFGISGLVMAFSGNGANDPGVYARLVVLAFLLSLTMLSVGLLISAFTRRASVAIGIGLFLWLVFVFLGDLGMMGTAIVLRLPVESLFWLSLSNPLQVFKMAAILDIHTTLDVLGPAGIYASQEFGDSLLAIFLVALVAWAVAPALGAFARFATKSDW
- a CDS encoding nitrous oxide reductase accessory protein NosL is translated as MKHALFVLLIALLLAGCARGQRQPQPPDIHYGEDICVECNMIISDARFAAGYAHEISPGRYESLPFDDIGDMLVHSLKHPEHKIAFWYVNDYTTKTWLDASQAFFVVSPDLQTPMGFGIAAHATAEAAAAQAAELNGEVLTWEELRAKFKPEM